Proteins from one Colias croceus chromosome 22, ilColCroc2.1 genomic window:
- the LOC123701847 gene encoding uncharacterized protein LOC123701847 isoform X1, with amino-acid sequence MSSKRCCVPQCVEVEGSYRVLHWFPNPDKDIARFRTWVHAIGGEILSLSNENIYKLRRVCHAHFEEKYCCRYNKISNIAVPTLHMPGPLSKFICTDRKPLREVENLPSTSKGQYLHLNFT; translated from the exons ATGTCTAGTAAACGTTGTTGTGTTCCTCAGTGTGTGGAAGTCGAAG GCTCTTACAGAGTTCTTCATTGGTTTCCAAACCCTGATAAGGACATTGCTCGTTTCCGAACATGGGTTCATGCTATTGGAGGAGAAATTTTGAGTCTGagcaatgaaaatatttataaacttcgTCGAGTTTGTCATGCTCATTTCGAAGAGAAATATTGTTGCCGTTACAACAAAATTTCTAACATAGCTGTTCCAACATTACATATGCCAG gacctttatcaaaatttatctGCACTGATAGAAAACCATTGAGGGAAGTTGAAAATTTACCTTCTACTTCAAAAGGTCAGTACCTACACCTAAACTTCACATAA
- the LOC123701847 gene encoding uncharacterized protein LOC123701847 isoform X2 yields MSSKRCCVPQCVEVEGSYRVLHWFPNPDKDIARFRTWVHAIGGEILSLSNENIYKLRRVCHAHFEEKYCCRYNKISNIAVPTLHMPGPLSKFIEAGFFFQ; encoded by the exons ATGTCTAGTAAACGTTGTTGTGTTCCTCAGTGTGTGGAAGTCGAAG GCTCTTACAGAGTTCTTCATTGGTTTCCAAACCCTGATAAGGACATTGCTCGTTTCCGAACATGGGTTCATGCTATTGGAGGAGAAATTTTGAGTCTGagcaatgaaaatatttataaacttcgTCGAGTTTGTCATGCTCATTTCGAAGAGAAATATTGTTGCCGTTACAACAAAATTTCTAACATAGCTGTTCCAACATTACATATGCCAG gacctttatcaaaatttat CGAAGCtgggtttttttttcaatga
- the LOC123701834 gene encoding kinesin-like protein KIF20B: MDKTPASIVETFIGNWNDAFPNHPLTAADLKVPHSVMGALFEVFARLGIDRDAVLSPPDEEHNENTVYYWDLIPVINMTRVINHLVSIMPQVDAKISISHFLQPTVTTSQSILLLLFNLMLFNEERLCDIKPQEEELFSKSKEVNKLEQRKNKLLELLNVQAEEKGKRTERIEELHEQIKLFEEELKQENEALKVEKSELDVVLKENHQLELIIDQKKTQKEAVTDEIEKKKALIVYDADDIKAQAAKAAQDVQDADEKLNALMATLTLKENNLKNLQAIKPNFDVANHYLNEIMKIVDSLKDYENGDLDSDSVEGELNVLNTEISELESQYAELKVAREEASKKHQENQAKRQREKALAERNINEAEKRDKKCQEQLKKSTQAINSIKERTRKYDEEKNSCLEQLSDIKEDFQNKVKHAQDSLLTILSNAEKAIAQKCLKLNKNI, encoded by the exons ATGGATAAGA CACCAGCATCGATCGTGGAGACCTTTATCGGGAATTGGAATGACGCTTTTCCCAATCATCCACTCACGGCCGCAGATTTAAAGGTTCCCCATTCTGTTATGGGCGCACTGTTTGAAGTGTTCGCGAGACTAGGAATTGACCGAGATGCTGTTCTg TCACCGCCAGACGAAGAGCATAACGAAAACACAGTCTACTACTGGGACTTAATACCCGTTATAAACATGACTCGAGTCATCAACCACTTGGTGTCCATCATGCCGCAAGTAGACGCTAAGATAAGCATCTCTCACTTCCTGCAACCTACAGTAACAACATCACAatctatattattgttattgttcaATTTGATGCTCTTCAATGAAGAACGGTTGTGTGATATCAAGCCTCAGGAGGAAGAGCTGTTTTCTAAGTCTAAAGAG GTAAACAAGTTGGAGcagaggaaaaataaattactagaACTGCTCAATGTACAAGCTGAGGAGAAGGGCAAAAGGACTGAGAGAATAGAAgag TTACATGAACAAATAAAACTGTTTGAAGAAGAGTTGAAACAAGAAAATGAAGCGCTCAAGGTTGAGAAGTCAGAATTAGACGTAGTTTTGAAAGAGAATCATCAATTAGAACTCATAATAGACCAAAAGAAAACACAGAAAGAAGCAGTGACAGATGAAATTGAGAAGAAAAAAGCTTTAATAGTATACGATGCTGATGATATCAAAGCTCAGGCGGCTAAAGCAGCTCAAGATGTACAAGATGCGGATGAAAAGTTAAACGCACTTATGGCCACTTTGACGTTAAAAGAGAATAATTTGAAGAACTTGCAGGCGATCAAGCCTAACTTTGATGTGGCCAACCATTACTTGAATGAGATTATGAAGATTGTGGATAGCTTGAA aGACTATGAAAACGGTGATCTAGATTCAGACAGTGTTGAGGGTGAACTTAATGTACTAAACACAGAGATTAGCGAACTAGAATCTCAATATGCAGAATTAAAGGTAGCGAGAGAAGAAGCATCGAAAAAACACCAGGAAAATCAAGCCAAGAGGCAACGAGAAAAGGCATTGGCTGAAag aaaCATAAATGAAGCAGAGAAAAGAGATAAGAAATGCCAGGAGCAGTTAAAGAAATCAACTCAAGCAATAAACAGTATTAAGGAAAGGACTCGTAAATAtgacgaagaaaaaaatagcTGTCTGGAACAGCTTAGTGATATTAAGGAAGACTTTCAGAATAAg GTCAAACATGCTCAAGACTCGCTCTTGACGATTTTATCAAATGCAGAGAAGGCAATAGCGcagaaatgtttaaaacttaacaaaaatatttaa